The nucleotide sequence AAGTACACAGCTGACATTAGTGCTAATGAAAGAGTGCTATGCTTGTGCTTTGCACCTAAACCAACTGATACAGCAAAAGCATCCATACTTAATGCCACAGCTAAAATTAATAATTCTATCATCACATAACTCACTTACTAAAAAATACCACATAGAATAAGGTCTGCTCTAAAACATAAAGCACTGGTGATTTTTCCAATATTTATTCACTAGCCTATTCCACTAACTAAGCAGAAAATAAGGTGGGCTAGAATAAAGGCAAGTAGCTACTTTTTGGTAGTACTTTTTGTTTAATCTCCTACTTTTTTTATTCTAAGCAATACAGCTATTCCTTCACGATAGTATTTTCGCCATTGAGACAGCTTATATACCGGGAGCTCTAGCAACAGCTTTTATTGTGTTCCCGACAGTCAAACTGAGTTGAAAGGTATTGACTAGGTATGATTATTCTATGGCTATGATGGGGAATAAGGTAAGAGGTAAGAGCTAAAATGAAATGTTCGGGGCTGTAATCTGCAGGTGAATAAAGCGAAATACCGCCTCAAAAATCAGTGCCTTGCATAACGTCAAAGCTTTATATTTAGCTTTTTAACATAAAAAAACCGCGGTAAAAACCACGGTTTTTTTAATAGAACATGACTATTTTCAAACGTATTATTGCTCAATATAGTGCATTTATTTACAGTTATTATTTACTGGTTTTAAGTTTCCCCAGCACTTGTTCTAATTCAATAATAGCGGAATTAATCATCATAGCTCCCTGCTCTGATTCCTCTGATAGTACCAGTACTTCTTTAGTAGCGTCTCCAACGATCACCATGTTTCTATTTAACTCTTCTGAAACTTGGCTCTGTTCTTCCGCAGCAGCGGCTATTTGTATAATGTGTTGGGTTACTTCATCGATTTGAGCCACAGTTTCTTTCATTTTCACAAAGGCATCATTTGATCTAGATGCAGCAATTTTGGCCATATCACTACCTTTTTCAATAATATCGACCGTTGTTACGACTTCACTTTGCAGCGACGATATAACTTCGGATATACCTTTTACTGAATCTGTTGTTTTCGATGCTAAGGCCCTTACTTCATCAGCTACAACGCTAAAGCCTCTGCCATGATCACCAGCCCTTGCCGCCTCAATGGCAGCATTAAGTGCCAGTAAGTTAGTTTGTTCTGCTATTGCACTGATAACATCTAATATCTTTCTTATATCTTCACTTCTGATTGATACCGCGTTAACCGCGTCCTTAGCTTTAGCCATATCTTGAGATAATGTTGTTATTTCTTTCGTGACTAACGACACATCAACTTCTGTCCCTTTCACGAAATCACTTGCTGCATCAGCATTAGCGGCGGCATTTGAAGCAGTATCAGCAACTTGTAGCGCTGTTGCAGACATTTCGGTAATTGCAGTGACTACACTGTTAATTTCTGCTTCCTGTAGTGATATTTTCATATGGGTTTGCATGGCATTATTTTTACTTTCTTCACTTTGCTCTAGAACTGCGCGACCAGACATTTTTGCCTGCTCTAATAACTCTCTAACCTTCTCCCTAAATTGGTTAAAGGCATGGCTCAAACTAATTAACTCGGAGTGAGAATGAACTTGTAGTTCTTGAGTTAAATCGCCACCTTGACCGGCAAGTTCTGCCATTTTATCAGCAACGGTTTTAACAGGTTTGATAATACTGCGCGTGAAAATATTAACAAAAATCAATGCTAAAATAGTCGATATTATCGCTAGAGCAAAAAAGCTTGTGAGTATTTGTTCCACTCTTTCCGATATTTCAGTAGATATATGATTAACAGGCTTCATTGCTGCATCTAGATTAATACCAACGATTAATTGCCATTCATCACCAGAAACATTAATTTTAATTGGACGAACAAAGTACAATAAATTTCCAATAATCATCGACTTTTCTTGTCCAGAAAGATTC is from Colwellia sp. Arc7-635 and encodes:
- a CDS encoding methyl-accepting chemotaxis protein is translated as MFLQKKSLSLKLLLVVGGLLILMSLSFIIVSSISLGNTEKDIVSQVSSEVRTQIERTVAAKSDAIAFDIANIINENYVYPYTLAKQISASIEGKLPEAYSRGQIEAMARNSLSYSKVSSTYAQFESNKFDGKDTDFSSGFSHSVVGSGNLEIYFFRDNEKNIIQQLVDNSEEKHNVTLDEFGNRAAEWYLCSKDTLKPCISNPYKYEITPGYTELMTSLVVPVIANGEFRGVVGADLNLPILQEKALALKASLYDGNASVLVVSQSGFLAAATDQEEGLARPIAEVIQDSRELLNLSGQEKSMIIGNLLYFVRPIKINVSGDEWQLIVGINLDAAMKPVNHISTEISERVEQILTSFFALAIISTILALIFVNIFTRSIIKPVKTVADKMAELAGQGGDLTQELQVHSHSELISLSHAFNQFREKVRELLEQAKMSGRAVLEQSEESKNNAMQTHMKISLQEAEINSVVTAITEMSATALQVADTASNAAANADAASDFVKGTEVDVSLVTKEITTLSQDMAKAKDAVNAVSIRSEDIRKILDVISAIAEQTNLLALNAAIEAARAGDHGRGFSVVADEVRALASKTTDSVKGISEVISSLQSEVVTTVDIIEKGSDMAKIAASRSNDAFVKMKETVAQIDEVTQHIIQIAAAAEEQSQVSEELNRNMVIVGDATKEVLVLSEESEQGAMMINSAIIELEQVLGKLKTSK